The following proteins are encoded in a genomic region of Terriglobales bacterium:
- a CDS encoding DUF2235 domain-containing protein, which produces MPKNIVICCDGTSNEFSAENSNVVKLYQTLVCNPTQLCYYHPGVGTMGARSALTAIGKWWTKIIGLAFGYGISDNIADAYQFLMRNFETEDKVYVFGFSRGAYTARALCGMLHIVGLLTRGNEGLIPYAIRMIKSKQIDFKVAAHFKSTFSRECKPHFIGVWDTVSSLGWIYNAVRFPFTNLARNSDISVVRHAVSIDERRAFFRQNLFGAPKNPTQDVKEVWFAGVHCDVGGGYVEEQSQLSKIALRWILCEAEAAGLAVDPNREADILGAKPPNVAPDPNTKYQHESLEKWWWIAEVWPKIAYRLGADGTWRKTLRINLGRRRFIAPGVLVHESVEARLRNPDLGYKPSNLPEQRQVIYDRCVTTTTASA; this is translated from the coding sequence ATGCCCAAAAACATCGTCATCTGCTGCGATGGCACCAGCAATGAGTTCAGCGCTGAGAATTCCAACGTCGTTAAGCTCTACCAAACGTTGGTTTGCAATCCGACACAGCTGTGTTATTACCATCCCGGAGTGGGCACGATGGGAGCTCGAAGCGCTCTCACTGCCATCGGCAAGTGGTGGACGAAGATCATCGGTCTCGCTTTCGGCTACGGTATCTCGGACAACATCGCCGACGCCTATCAGTTCCTAATGCGGAATTTTGAAACCGAAGACAAGGTGTACGTCTTCGGATTCAGTCGCGGCGCCTACACTGCCCGGGCTCTTTGCGGAATGCTACACATCGTCGGCCTGCTGACGCGGGGCAACGAAGGCTTGATCCCCTATGCCATCCGAATGATCAAAAGCAAGCAAATCGACTTCAAAGTTGCGGCCCACTTCAAAAGCACCTTCTCCCGCGAATGCAAGCCGCATTTCATTGGGGTGTGGGACACGGTCAGCTCCCTTGGCTGGATCTATAACGCCGTACGCTTCCCCTTCACGAACCTCGCCCGCAATAGCGACATCTCCGTCGTGCGGCATGCAGTCTCCATCGATGAGCGCCGCGCATTCTTCCGCCAAAACCTCTTCGGCGCGCCTAAGAATCCGACGCAGGACGTGAAGGAGGTCTGGTTCGCTGGAGTCCACTGCGATGTGGGTGGCGGCTACGTGGAAGAGCAGAGCCAACTCTCGAAAATCGCGTTGCGTTGGATACTCTGCGAAGCGGAGGCCGCTGGGCTTGCCGTAGACCCGAACCGCGAGGCGGACATTCTCGGCGCCAAGCCGCCAAACGTAGCGCCTGATCCCAATACCAAATACCAGCACGAGTCTCTAGAGAAATGGTGGTGGATAGCGGAAGTCTGGCCGAAGATCGCGTACCGATTGGGCGCTGACGGCACATGGCGCAAGACACTTCGCATCAATCTGGGACGGCGACGCTTTATTGCACCAGGAGTGCTTGTCCATGAATCTGTGGAGGCTCGACTCAGGAATCCCGATCTAGGCTACAAGCCCAGTAACTTGCCCGAGCAGCGGCAGGTCATCTATGACCGTTGTGTAACGACCACAACAGCCTCTGCGTGA
- a CDS encoding DUF5681 domain-containing protein produces the protein MRKYKVGYCRPPKHTQFKKGQSGNPGGRPKGTLNVATVLENTLRQTVEVTDEKTNEKRTITKLEAAIQRLVDNAVEGDNYAFRVLSVLTQVLYEPEKAPTSAELEAADQKALDILVRSFNAAQSTQN, from the coding sequence ATGCGAAAGTACAAGGTCGGATACTGCCGGCCACCCAAGCATACGCAGTTCAAAAAGGGACAATCAGGCAATCCCGGCGGACGGCCAAAGGGCACTCTCAACGTAGCCACCGTTCTCGAAAACACGCTGAGACAAACGGTGGAGGTGACTGACGAGAAAACGAACGAGAAGAGAACGATCACCAAGCTGGAAGCAGCGATCCAGCGCCTTGTCGACAACGCTGTTGAGGGCGACAACTACGCCTTCCGCGTGCTGTCGGTTCTAACCCAAGTTCTCTACGAACCGGAAAAAGCTCCAACCAGCGCGGAACTCGAAGCGGCAGATCAAAAGGCTCTCGACATTCTGGTTCGGAGCTTTAATGCCGCGCAGTCTACGCAGAACTGA
- the terL gene encoding phage terminase large subunit, with amino-acid sequence MNLNSDQLDSLFRRNFYSFLIRSFVELNPATEVAENWHIEVMAQELERCRLGEIKRLIVNLPPRSLKSHCASVALPAWIMGHNPSAQIICASYAQDLADKHAIDCRALMNSEFYQRLFPATRLSPEKRAVGDFLTTARGCRKATSVGGVLTGRGADFIIIDDPLQPDKALSDTRRNACNDWYDNTLVSRLNHKLTGCILIVMQRLHEDDLVGHVLETERRQAIDVEPKWNVVRFAAIADEEETHVVQRLGQTFTYTRRAGEILHPEREPREILDQLRETLGEYHFAGQYQQSPAPQGGGIVKPAWFKTYTESERPQQFDCIFQSWDTANKATELSDYSVCTTWGVLRTPGSTGAGSSMSWGISRVYLLDVLRLRLDYPELKRMVREHAARWSAKNVLIEDRASGTQLCQELVHEGMHFIQKCQPKNDKIMRMHTVTSTIKNGFVYLPEKAPWLAQYVHELATFPNGKHDDQADSTSQALDWMKSFLFEPGIVQYYRREAEKLKTEQQQTEPDPPPRLTREWYYRTHGMR; translated from the coding sequence ATGAATCTCAATTCCGATCAATTGGATAGTCTCTTTCGCCGTAACTTCTATTCGTTTCTTATACGCAGCTTTGTCGAGTTGAATCCGGCGACTGAGGTTGCGGAGAACTGGCACATCGAGGTGATGGCGCAGGAACTCGAGCGCTGCCGGCTTGGCGAGATCAAGCGGCTGATCGTCAATCTGCCGCCGCGGTCGCTAAAGTCGCATTGCGCGTCGGTCGCATTGCCCGCCTGGATCATGGGACACAATCCGAGCGCGCAGATCATCTGCGCCAGCTACGCCCAGGACCTTGCCGACAAGCACGCCATCGATTGCCGCGCTCTCATGAACAGCGAGTTCTACCAGCGGCTCTTTCCCGCCACTCGACTGTCACCGGAGAAGCGGGCCGTAGGCGATTTTCTGACCACAGCGCGCGGATGCCGCAAGGCAACGTCGGTAGGCGGCGTGCTCACCGGACGCGGCGCCGACTTCATCATCATCGACGATCCGCTGCAGCCCGACAAAGCGCTCTCCGACACGCGCCGCAACGCCTGCAACGACTGGTATGACAACACGCTGGTCAGCCGCCTCAATCACAAACTCACCGGCTGCATCCTCATCGTGATGCAACGCCTGCACGAAGACGACCTTGTCGGGCACGTGCTCGAAACCGAGCGCCGCCAGGCAATCGACGTCGAACCGAAATGGAACGTCGTGCGCTTTGCGGCGATCGCCGACGAAGAGGAAACCCATGTAGTCCAACGCCTCGGCCAGACGTTTACATATACCCGTCGCGCCGGAGAGATCCTGCATCCCGAGCGCGAACCGCGCGAGATCCTCGACCAACTGCGCGAAACCCTGGGCGAGTACCACTTCGCCGGACAATACCAGCAGTCACCTGCTCCTCAGGGCGGCGGCATAGTAAAGCCCGCCTGGTTCAAGACCTACACCGAGTCCGAGCGTCCGCAGCAGTTCGACTGCATCTTCCAGAGTTGGGACACGGCCAACAAAGCCACGGAGCTGAGCGACTACAGCGTCTGCACCACCTGGGGAGTACTCAGAACCCCCGGCAGTACCGGAGCGGGGAGCAGCATGAGCTGGGGTATCAGCCGGGTCTATCTGCTCGACGTACTGCGCCTGAGACTGGACTATCCCGAACTGAAACGCATGGTGCGCGAGCACGCCGCACGCTGGAGCGCAAAGAACGTGCTGATCGAAGACAGAGCCTCGGGCACACAGCTTTGCCAGGAGCTGGTCCACGAAGGCATGCACTTTATCCAAAAATGCCAGCCGAAGAACGACAAGATCATGCGCATGCACACAGTCACAAGCACCATCAAGAACGGCTTCGTCTACCTGCCGGAGAAGGCTCCGTGGCTTGCCCAGTACGTGCACGAGCTGGCCACGTTCCCAAACGGGAAACACGACGACCAGGCCGACTCCACCTCACAAGCACTCGACTGGATGAAGAGCTTTCTCTTCGAGCCCGGGATCGTCCAATACTACCGCCGGGAGGCCGAGAAGCTGAAGACGGAGCAACAACAGACAGAACCGGACCCACCCCCGCGGCTTACCAGGGAGTGGTACTACCGCACACATGGAATGAGGTAG